A DNA window from Cobetia marina contains the following coding sequences:
- the pyrR gene encoding bifunctional pyr operon transcriptional regulator/uracil phosphoribosyltransferase PyrR — protein sequence MQHSEVHDDHETLPDVEALLEAMTEELELLFERREIERERLIPVGIHTGGVWIAQALRERLGLSEALATLDIGFWRDDFGHKGLPDAGKGSQLPDIENRDLLLVDDVLMSGRTVRAALNELFDYGRPRRVLLACLLELPGRELPVQPDALGASLALAPGKRIKLEGPDALRLTLVDTGESAA from the coding sequence ATGCAACATTCCGAGGTACACGACGACCACGAGACGCTGCCCGATGTGGAAGCGCTTCTCGAGGCGATGACCGAAGAGCTCGAGTTGTTGTTCGAGCGTCGTGAGATCGAGCGTGAGCGGCTGATTCCTGTCGGCATTCATACCGGCGGGGTATGGATTGCCCAGGCACTGCGTGAGCGTCTGGGGCTCAGCGAAGCGTTGGCGACGCTGGACATCGGTTTCTGGCGAGATGATTTCGGGCACAAGGGGTTGCCGGACGCCGGCAAGGGCTCACAGCTGCCGGATATCGAGAATCGCGATCTTCTGCTGGTCGACGATGTGTTGATGAGTGGTCGCACCGTGCGTGCTGCGCTCAATGAACTGTTCGATTACGGGCGTCCACGACGCGTATTGCTGGCCTGTCTGCTGGAGCTGCCGGGGCGTGAACTGCCGGTTCAGCCGGATGCGCTGGGCGCCAGTCTGGCCCTGGCGCCCGGCAAGCGCATCAAGCTGGAAGGGCCGGATGCCTTGCGTCTGACGTTGGTGGATACCGGGGAGAGTGCGGCATGA
- the ruvX gene encoding Holliday junction resolvase RuvX: MAERVVSRTVLAFDFGTRRIGVAVGTEMLGTASPLVPLHVRDGIPDWNVVTRLIEEWQPDLFVVGLPLELDGTESLMCSRARKFGKRLYGRYGKPLEMWDERGSTKAAKGLARERGHRGNYRDDGVDGLAAQLILESWFASQRGEGDLVGY; this comes from the coding sequence ATGGCTGAGCGGGTCGTCAGCCGGACGGTACTGGCCTTCGATTTCGGTACGCGCCGTATCGGGGTGGCAGTGGGCACCGAGATGCTGGGCACGGCCTCACCGCTGGTGCCTCTGCACGTGCGTGACGGTATCCCGGACTGGAATGTGGTCACTCGTCTGATCGAGGAGTGGCAGCCGGATCTGTTCGTGGTGGGATTGCCACTGGAGCTGGACGGCACCGAAAGCCTGATGTGCAGCCGTGCCCGCAAGTTTGGCAAGCGTCTGTACGGCCGATATGGCAAGCCGCTGGAGATGTGGGATGAGCGTGGTTCCACCAAGGCGGCCAAGGGGCTGGCACGTGAACGCGGTCACCGCGGCAACTATCGTGATGATGGCGTGGATGGCCTCGCCGCTCAGCTGATACTCGAGAGCTGGTTTGCAAGCCAGCGAGGCGAGGGCGACCTTGTCGGTTACTGA
- a CDS encoding YqgE/AlgH family protein, whose amino-acid sequence MQSLRDHFLLAMPHLDDDNFSGSLSYLCDHDEKGTLGVIVNKPIKLTMRGLFEQLEIAADSCECLEDVVYYGGPVHKDRGFILHRGQSAEWDSSLQVTDELALTTSLDILKAIADNKGPEDFMVCLGCAGWEPDQLTNELKENSWLIVEGDSGILFDADSESRLDAAARKLGVNMSLMSREIGHG is encoded by the coding sequence ATGCAAAGTCTGCGAGACCATTTCCTGCTGGCGATGCCTCATCTCGATGATGACAACTTTTCCGGCTCGCTGAGTTACCTCTGTGATCACGATGAAAAGGGCACCTTGGGTGTCATCGTCAACAAGCCCATCAAGCTGACCATGCGTGGTCTGTTCGAGCAGCTCGAGATCGCGGCGGACAGCTGCGAGTGCCTGGAAGACGTCGTCTATTATGGCGGCCCCGTGCACAAGGACCGCGGCTTCATCCTGCACCGTGGCCAGTCCGCGGAATGGGATTCCAGCCTGCAGGTGACGGATGAGCTGGCCCTTACGACCTCGCTGGATATTCTCAAGGCGATCGCCGACAACAAGGGGCCGGAAGATTTCATGGTCTGCCTCGGCTGTGCTGGCTGGGAGCCTGACCAGCTGACGAATGAGCTCAAGGAGAACAGTTGGCTGATCGTCGAAGGCGACAGCGGCATTCTCTTTGATGCCGACAGCGAGTCGCGCCTTGATGCAGCGGCCCGCAAGCTGGGTGTCAACATGAGCCTGATGTCACGGGAGATCGGGCATGGCTGA
- a CDS encoding TonB family protein, translating to MAAPVEWWGVNHSVTDPITYVPVTRMHRRVVAWGAALGVHAVVGWWLLGSGLMVPPQVPPLPDPVMLDVTLVSQASSRAVTSDVVAEQDQQASGSGREAAVQAGPASQTPPRAGEQRAPVSGEAPVPEAAAVPLVLPERIPEVIATRNDSPQQVSHSEILPDTPDNEQEAIEQDVGAIQASGQTREVAGDVASRKAARASARARYINDWTGTVQSFGNLHYPAPANLSGELRIRAVVLPSGQLEYAEVLQSSGHAELDQAALDTVYGAAPYAPFDESLRGMSQLTITRIWRFGPGNDSGAP from the coding sequence ATGGCAGCACCCGTCGAGTGGTGGGGAGTCAACCATAGCGTGACCGATCCGATCACCTACGTGCCGGTGACCCGGATGCATCGTCGCGTGGTGGCCTGGGGCGCGGCACTGGGGGTGCATGCGGTGGTCGGCTGGTGGCTGCTGGGGAGTGGCCTGATGGTGCCTCCTCAGGTGCCGCCATTGCCTGACCCGGTGATGCTCGACGTCACGCTGGTCAGCCAGGCCAGCTCACGTGCCGTCACATCGGATGTCGTCGCCGAGCAGGATCAGCAGGCCAGTGGAAGCGGGCGTGAGGCGGCGGTGCAAGCCGGGCCAGCCAGTCAGACGCCCCCCCGGGCGGGTGAGCAGAGAGCTCCCGTCAGCGGCGAGGCCCCGGTGCCCGAGGCAGCTGCCGTGCCCCTGGTGTTGCCGGAGCGCATCCCGGAGGTCATCGCGACCCGCAATGATTCGCCACAGCAGGTCTCGCATTCCGAGATCCTGCCGGATACGCCGGACAATGAGCAGGAAGCCATCGAGCAGGATGTCGGGGCGATCCAGGCCTCGGGCCAGACCCGCGAGGTGGCCGGTGATGTGGCCTCGCGCAAGGCGGCCCGCGCCTCGGCGCGGGCTCGCTACATCAATGACTGGACCGGCACGGTGCAGTCCTTCGGCAATCTCCACTATCCCGCGCCCGCCAATCTGAGCGGGGAGCTGCGCATTCGTGCCGTCGTGTTGCCCAGCGGTCAGCTTGAGTACGCGGAAGTGTTACAATCCTCGGGACATGCCGAGCTCGACCAGGCGGCTCTGGATACGGTCTATGGCGCGGCCCCCTATGCTCCCTTCGATGAGAGTCTCAGGGGCATGAGCCAACTGACCATCACCCGCATCTGGCGATTCGGCCCCGGCAACGATTCTGGCGCGCCCTGA
- the gshB gene encoding glutathione synthase — protein sequence MTARKLKIGVVMDPMSSVTYKKDTTLAMLWAAAQRGWSLHYLEQEDLYLENGRAMGRMRDLEVYRDPDHFYQLGEVVATPLAELDVILMRKDPPVDEHFLNAVHLLGFAEREGVLVVNPTAALLTCNEKLFAQQFTQCIPPTTVSANDKVLRAFHAEHGNVIFKPLDGMGGSGIFHVAEDGRNLGSVIEQLTLRGQRQIMAQRYVPEISAGDTRILLVDGEPVPFGLARIPSAGETRGNLAAGGRGESRELTDRDYWLVEQVKPVVKSLGLMFVGLDVIGDYITEINVTSPTCVREIDDQRGTDIAGLLMDAIEARLTAQQSA from the coding sequence ATGACTGCTCGCAAGCTCAAGATCGGCGTGGTGATGGACCCGATGTCCAGCGTCACCTACAAGAAGGACACCACCCTGGCCATGCTGTGGGCCGCCGCCCAGCGTGGCTGGTCGTTGCATTACCTGGAGCAGGAAGATCTCTATCTCGAGAATGGCCGTGCGATGGGACGGATGCGGGATCTCGAGGTCTATCGGGATCCTGATCACTTCTATCAGCTGGGCGAGGTCGTCGCGACGCCGCTGGCCGAGCTTGACGTGATTCTGATGCGCAAGGACCCGCCCGTCGACGAGCACTTCCTGAACGCGGTCCACCTGCTGGGCTTCGCCGAACGTGAAGGCGTGCTGGTCGTCAACCCGACGGCCGCGCTGTTGACCTGCAACGAGAAGCTGTTCGCGCAGCAGTTCACCCAGTGCATTCCGCCGACGACCGTCTCGGCCAATGACAAGGTGTTGCGCGCCTTCCACGCGGAGCATGGCAATGTCATCTTCAAGCCGCTCGATGGCATGGGCGGCAGCGGTATCTTCCACGTCGCCGAAGATGGTCGCAATCTGGGATCGGTAATCGAGCAGCTGACCCTGCGTGGCCAGCGTCAGATCATGGCACAGCGTTACGTGCCGGAGATCAGTGCCGGCGATACCCGCATCCTGCTGGTCGATGGTGAGCCGGTGCCGTTCGGTCTGGCGCGCATTCCCAGCGCCGGAGAAACGCGTGGCAATCTGGCGGCTGGAGGACGTGGTGAGTCGCGTGAGCTGACGGATCGCGATTACTGGCTGGTCGAGCAGGTCAAGCCGGTGGTGAAGTCGCTGGGACTGATGTTCGTCGGTCTGGACGTGATCGGGGATTACATCACCGAGATCAACGTCACCAGCCCGACCTGCGTGCGTGAAATCGATGACCAGCGCGGTACGGACATCGCCGGGCTGCTGATGGATGCCATCGAGGCACGCCTCACGGCGCAGCAGTCCGCTTGA
- a CDS encoding 16S rRNA (uracil(1498)-N(3))-methyltransferase: MAIRLHCPDLDLHVSAGATFALPEGPARHLGLVLRARVGSEAQLFDGHGQEVRVSLEEVSRKGVSVRVIEAVANDSESPLAVHLGQAISKGDRMDYAIQKACELGVAAITPLYTARGDVKLKGERADKKLAHWQGVAASACEQCGRSVVPVVHAPIPMAQWLDERDEPLRLILQPGGAEALNAAESEGGVTRASLLIGPEGGFTPEEVTQAAGAGCDVLGLGPRILRTETAPVVALTLLQQRFGDLPR, from the coding sequence ATGGCCATTCGTCTGCACTGTCCCGATCTTGATCTCCATGTCAGCGCCGGGGCGACCTTTGCACTGCCCGAGGGGCCTGCACGCCATCTCGGTCTGGTGTTGCGGGCCCGGGTGGGCAGCGAAGCACAGCTGTTCGATGGGCACGGGCAGGAAGTGCGCGTGTCGCTCGAGGAGGTGTCCCGCAAGGGGGTCAGCGTGCGGGTGATCGAGGCGGTCGCCAATGACAGCGAGTCGCCACTGGCAGTGCATCTGGGCCAGGCGATCTCCAAGGGCGATCGCATGGATTACGCCATCCAGAAGGCCTGTGAGCTCGGGGTCGCTGCCATCACCCCGCTTTACACCGCGCGTGGCGACGTCAAGCTCAAGGGCGAGCGCGCCGACAAGAAACTCGCGCATTGGCAGGGCGTGGCGGCAAGCGCCTGTGAGCAGTGCGGTCGCAGCGTGGTGCCGGTGGTGCATGCGCCGATTCCCATGGCCCAGTGGCTGGATGAGCGCGATGAGCCACTTCGCCTGATATTGCAGCCGGGCGGTGCCGAGGCGCTGAATGCCGCCGAGAGCGAGGGCGGCGTGACGCGTGCCAGCCTGCTGATCGGCCCTGAGGGCGGCTTCACGCCGGAAGAAGTCACCCAGGCGGCTGGCGCGGGGTGTGACGTCCTGGGGCTGGGCCCACGGATACTGCGTACCGAGACGGCGCCGGTGGTCGCGCTGACGCTGTTGCAGCAGCGCTTCGGCGATCTGCCGCGCTAG
- the secB gene encoding protein-export chaperone SecB: MAEEQNAQAAQGAEQAQDQLQFALQRIYVKDVSFEAPNSPAVFSQPFQPKVSLELDTEHQQVGEELFEVSIKVTAQVSNGEDQTTAFLAEVEQAGLFRIAGLSAEQLDHTLGAFCPNVLFPYAREAVDNLVNRGSFPPLMLAPVNFEAMYAQRKQREAQQAGEATAH, translated from the coding sequence ATGGCTGAAGAACAGAACGCACAGGCGGCACAGGGTGCCGAACAGGCTCAGGATCAGCTCCAGTTCGCCCTGCAGCGCATCTATGTGAAGGACGTGTCCTTCGAAGCGCCGAATTCTCCGGCGGTCTTCTCCCAGCCGTTCCAGCCGAAGGTCAGCCTGGAACTGGATACCGAGCACCAGCAGGTCGGTGAAGAGCTCTTCGAGGTGTCCATCAAGGTCACCGCCCAGGTCTCCAACGGTGAAGACCAGACCACCGCCTTCCTGGCCGAGGTCGAGCAGGCCGGTCTGTTCCGCATCGCCGGTCTGTCCGCCGAGCAGCTGGATCACACCCTGGGGGCCTTCTGCCCGAACGTGCTGTTCCCGTACGCGCGTGAAGCCGTCGACAATCTGGTCAACCGCGGCAGCTTCCCTCCGCTGATGCTGGCACCGGTCAACTTCGAAGCCATGTACGCTCAGCGCAAGCAGCGTGAAGCGCAACAGGCGGGTGAAGCCACCGCTCACTGA
- a CDS encoding rhodanese-like domain-containing protein has product MIEQLLQFAQNHPLLVGAFVALLVALIVMETMRGNHGVSVSEATRLVNREEGVFIDIRDSKEYKAGHIAGAVNVPSSQLASATTPLDKYKDRPVIIVCKHGQTAGPLVARLEKAGFKQAVKLKGGMGQWEADSLPVVTR; this is encoded by the coding sequence ATGATCGAACAGCTGCTTCAGTTCGCGCAGAATCATCCCTTGCTGGTGGGCGCCTTCGTCGCCCTGCTGGTCGCCCTCATCGTCATGGAAACCATGCGTGGCAACCACGGGGTCAGCGTCAGCGAGGCCACGCGACTGGTCAATCGCGAAGAGGGTGTCTTCATCGACATCCGCGACAGCAAGGAATACAAGGCCGGCCACATCGCCGGTGCCGTCAATGTTCCCAGCAGTCAGCTTGCCAGCGCGACCACGCCGCTGGACAAGTACAAGGACCGTCCGGTGATCATCGTCTGCAAGCATGGTCAGACCGCTGGACCGCTGGTGGCGCGCCTGGAGAAGGCCGGCTTCAAGCAGGCGGTCAAGCTCAAGGGTGGCATGGGTCAGTGGGAAGCCGACAGTCTGCCGGTCGTGACTCGCTGA